A portion of the Candidatus Methylacidithermus pantelleriae genome contains these proteins:
- a CDS encoding AsmA-like C-terminal region-containing protein has protein sequence MVDFQLGTGAIFRRFSKSPWIPPIWTWPVVVFVGLLFSLWFFGVPEPVQQRILRNLETHGMAITARTIRLSPTGALLLDEVTLWDSPHHRIALLSVDHLRLGWVWETVRSGKWALRTITVRNGSIRWPLASGKSLELSHVFAKAHLLPDRLELWEAQGLILGKCQLMARGTLRLAGWPVFRKNQSGMPQARGWEPVAEWLTSFLGAWISRSPLTLQVEFEGQSDDLLGSKARFVLSGQDARWHGITLRAISLEGNWDKGVMEIPTLRVDFAPGYLELHARVTLKEQVGTLAFSAQTDPENWAVLLPGHLARWVRHFRSTQLAQIEGKAQFQWKPVWSVRYEMGVSWERFWFGETFWNRWELSLGSDGERVIIPEARLAGKLGELNVSLLRPALHSPWEGRVTSTLHPSAFRGLSAAWDQTLARLQFPGEGPRIEADIRFDPANWDKLDLRGQFQTSSFSFKGVRVLSAQGRFAWQGGRLALWELKVVRPEGIVEGAMEEDFRARLLLLHKLHSTVHVQEVAPAVGEKFPRYVEPYRFTSPPNLWVDGTVDLDEKRIKPATQLSIDLRSEGPMEYDFLGKTLYPSGIAAKITILGRKLTVVVQKARLFDGELQGTIGVDLLAEPPFQAVFELSQADFQKVLLTYFRYGKSTGRMLLKGEVRGVIGKLNTLQGKGTCEIHGGYLLDIPFLGGLFTLIGQAFPFLNLTSAGDAQCDFEMANGAISTQRLKITSPMLTMIGEGKYDYLRDALDMDMRVNVRGPASILFFPVSKLFEFHGSGPLTNPKWESKLF, from the coding sequence ATGGTCGACTTTCAGCTGGGAACTGGCGCTATTTTCCGAAGGTTCTCCAAGTCACCCTGGATCCCCCCGATCTGGACATGGCCCGTGGTCGTTTTCGTTGGTCTCCTTTTTTCGCTGTGGTTTTTCGGCGTTCCCGAGCCGGTCCAACAAAGGATTCTCAGAAACCTGGAAACCCACGGAATGGCGATTACGGCCAGAACGATCCGGCTGAGCCCCACCGGTGCTCTCTTGTTGGACGAAGTCACCTTGTGGGATAGCCCTCACCACCGGATAGCCCTCCTTTCGGTCGATCACCTCCGGCTTGGATGGGTTTGGGAAACGGTGCGATCGGGAAAATGGGCATTGCGAACCATCACCGTTCGAAACGGAAGCATCCGGTGGCCGTTGGCGTCAGGGAAAAGCCTGGAACTCTCCCATGTCTTTGCCAAAGCTCATCTTTTGCCGGACCGGTTGGAACTGTGGGAAGCCCAAGGGCTCATCTTGGGTAAATGCCAGCTGATGGCCCGCGGAACCCTACGCTTGGCAGGCTGGCCGGTTTTCCGGAAAAATCAATCTGGAATGCCCCAGGCACGAGGCTGGGAACCGGTGGCTGAATGGCTCACCTCCTTTCTGGGAGCTTGGATCAGCCGCTCTCCCCTTACCCTACAGGTGGAATTTGAAGGCCAGAGCGATGACTTGCTCGGAAGCAAAGCTCGGTTTGTTCTCTCGGGCCAGGACGCCCGCTGGCATGGGATTACGCTCCGGGCCATCTCTCTGGAAGGAAATTGGGACAAGGGGGTCATGGAAATCCCCACCCTACGAGTCGATTTTGCCCCAGGATATTTGGAGCTTCACGCACGGGTCACGCTTAAGGAGCAAGTAGGTACGTTAGCCTTTTCCGCACAAACGGACCCGGAGAATTGGGCCGTCCTCTTGCCCGGACATCTTGCCAGATGGGTCCGGCACTTTCGTTCGACCCAGCTTGCCCAGATCGAGGGAAAGGCCCAGTTCCAGTGGAAGCCCGTATGGTCAGTTCGCTACGAAATGGGGGTGAGCTGGGAACGTTTCTGGTTTGGTGAAACGTTTTGGAACCGGTGGGAACTCTCCCTGGGCTCCGACGGGGAAAGGGTGATTATCCCAGAAGCACGGCTGGCCGGCAAGCTGGGAGAACTCAATGTTTCCCTTTTGCGACCCGCCCTGCATAGCCCTTGGGAGGGCCGGGTCACCAGCACCCTCCATCCTTCTGCCTTTCGCGGGCTTTCGGCAGCATGGGACCAAACCCTGGCACGGCTCCAGTTTCCGGGGGAAGGGCCGAGGATTGAGGCCGACATCCGCTTCGACCCCGCTAACTGGGACAAACTTGATCTGCGTGGACAGTTCCAGACCTCGTCGTTTTCCTTTAAGGGAGTGCGGGTTCTTTCCGCCCAAGGCCGTTTCGCATGGCAAGGAGGGCGACTAGCCCTTTGGGAGCTAAAAGTCGTGCGTCCCGAAGGGATCGTGGAAGGGGCCATGGAAGAGGATTTTCGTGCCCGGCTCCTCCTTCTCCACAAGCTCCATTCGACCGTCCACGTTCAAGAAGTCGCACCAGCTGTTGGAGAAAAATTCCCGCGTTACGTGGAGCCCTATCGGTTTACGAGCCCCCCCAACCTGTGGGTGGACGGCACGGTAGACCTCGACGAAAAACGGATCAAGCCGGCTACCCAGCTTTCCATTGATCTCCGTTCCGAAGGCCCCATGGAATATGACTTTTTAGGTAAAACGCTCTACCCTTCCGGCATCGCAGCCAAAATCACGATTTTGGGGCGTAAGCTCACCGTAGTGGTTCAAAAAGCCCGGCTCTTCGACGGGGAGTTACAGGGGACCATTGGGGTCGACCTCCTTGCCGAGCCTCCCTTTCAGGCCGTGTTTGAGCTTTCCCAAGCTGACTTCCAAAAGGTTCTTCTCACCTATTTCCGTTATGGGAAAAGCACGGGACGGATGCTACTGAAGGGAGAGGTTCGAGGGGTCATCGGAAAATTGAACACCCTCCAAGGAAAAGGGACCTGTGAGATTCACGGGGGATATCTCTTGGATATTCCCTTTCTGGGAGGGCTTTTTACGCTCATCGGACAAGCGTTTCCTTTCCTGAATCTTACGAGCGCAGGGGACGCACAGTGTGATTTTGAAATGGCCAACGGAGCCATTTCGACGCAACGACTCAAGATTACTAGCCCCATGCTAACGATGATCGGAGAAGGGAAATACGATTACCTCAGGGATGCGTTAGACATGGACATGCGCGTCAATGTCCGCGGGCCCGCAAGTATCCTTTTTTTTCCCGTAAGCAAGCTCTTTGAGTTTCACGGTTCGGGACCGCTGACCAATCCCAAATGGGAAAGCAAACTTTTTTGA
- a CDS encoding glycine--tRNA ligase yields the protein MDKMVALCKRRGFIFPSCEIYGGLAGVWDYGPLGVELKRNIKEYWWVCMTQYRDDIVGLDSAILTHRAVLQASGHEGQFVDELVECKECHSRFRTDELGAVFCPLRPKFHPGQCGAPLTEPRRFHLLFKTQLGPVEESAETVYLRPETAQGIFVQFRNVLEVSRKKLPFGIAQIGKAFRNEVNPRHFTFRSREFEQMEVEYFVKPGTGLELLERWKEERLAWYESLGLPRSKIRVRDVPESERAFYSQKTYDLEYEFPFGTHELEGIAYRTDYDLVQHARGSGKPLDYFDEETQTRFVPHVIEPSGGVDRTVLALLCEAYNEEEVKEDGERGKEVRTVLRLSPRVAPIKVGVLPLLRNRPELVAKAQEVASWLRRFYKTAYDEAGSIGRRYRRMDEIGTPFCVTIDFETLEGVRSGPLAGRRNTVTVRDRDTMAQERVAIEDLLEYLAQKVSPGIGGFFVPREGNQGLGKSWPA from the coding sequence ATGGACAAAATGGTGGCTCTGTGCAAGCGCAGGGGGTTCATTTTCCCTTCCTGCGAGATTTATGGTGGGCTAGCCGGTGTGTGGGACTATGGCCCTTTAGGGGTCGAGCTCAAGCGGAACATTAAGGAGTACTGGTGGGTTTGTATGACCCAGTACCGGGATGACATCGTGGGGTTAGATTCTGCGATCCTAACCCATCGTGCCGTGTTACAGGCCAGCGGTCATGAGGGTCAATTTGTCGACGAGCTGGTCGAATGTAAGGAATGCCACAGCCGGTTCCGGACTGACGAGCTGGGTGCGGTCTTTTGCCCGCTGCGTCCGAAATTCCATCCTGGCCAGTGCGGGGCTCCGCTAACCGAGCCCCGACGGTTTCACCTTCTCTTCAAAACCCAGCTGGGTCCGGTGGAGGAATCCGCCGAGACTGTCTACCTGCGTCCGGAAACTGCGCAGGGCATCTTTGTGCAGTTTCGCAATGTTTTGGAGGTTTCCCGCAAAAAACTCCCCTTTGGAATTGCTCAAATCGGCAAAGCGTTTCGCAATGAGGTTAACCCGCGCCATTTCACGTTTCGATCGCGAGAGTTTGAACAAATGGAAGTGGAATATTTTGTGAAACCGGGCACCGGGTTAGAACTTTTGGAACGGTGGAAAGAGGAGCGTTTGGCCTGGTATGAGTCCCTTGGGCTTCCCAGGAGTAAAATTCGTGTGCGGGATGTCCCAGAATCGGAACGAGCCTTTTACTCGCAAAAGACCTACGATCTCGAATACGAGTTTCCTTTTGGGACTCACGAGCTGGAAGGGATTGCGTATCGCACCGACTATGACCTGGTCCAGCATGCGCGGGGCAGCGGCAAACCGTTGGACTACTTTGATGAGGAGACCCAGACCCGGTTTGTGCCCCATGTGATCGAACCCAGCGGGGGGGTTGACCGGACGGTGCTGGCTCTTTTATGCGAGGCTTACAATGAGGAGGAGGTTAAGGAGGATGGGGAGAGAGGGAAAGAGGTGCGGACCGTTCTCCGGCTTTCTCCCAGGGTTGCACCGATCAAGGTAGGGGTGTTGCCCCTTCTTCGGAACCGCCCGGAATTGGTTGCCAAGGCTCAGGAAGTGGCAAGCTGGCTTCGACGGTTTTACAAAACGGCCTATGATGAGGCGGGCTCCATCGGGCGGCGTTACCGCAGAATGGATGAGATTGGGACCCCGTTTTGTGTTACGATTGATTTTGAAACGCTCGAGGGTGTTCGGTCGGGGCCGTTGGCTGGCCGCCGGAATACCGTGACGGTCCGCGATCGAGATACGATGGCCCAAGAGCGTGTTGCCATCGAGGATCTTTTGGAGTATTTGGCCCAGAAGGTCTCCCCTGGAATAGGAGGTTTTTTCGTGCCCAGGGAAGGAAACCAAGGGCTTGGCAAGTCTTGGCCGGCCTAA
- a CDS encoding substrate-binding domain-containing protein, with protein sequence MKPATLFPEKRVTQLRDRRISLGISQLEAARRVGIARQSLASIEQGRAVPSVALALRLARLLGTTVEELFGQPMETDPVPADWASFRDPLPEEPVALGWMGDHWVAHPLEPSEVVASPGLVCGWVKEKGKTGLLVQLSEGSGSLQKGIVVAGCAPVLGFLIQRLNGLFPWQRSLWLERSSFFALQALARGWIHAAGMHLWDDSRREFNLPFVEEMLGSQRFLAVELVRWKAGLAVAPGNPLGISRVADIARKKVRVVPREPGSGAQRLLEREAAREGIEMASLAWAPLAKNHREVGERVLLGVADCGITIEPVARVLGLGFLPLQEERFDLVFLARWAEEEASRRLLGLLRQVALQAELEKLFGYQASHAGEKVA encoded by the coding sequence GTGAAACCAGCTACGTTATTCCCAGAAAAGCGTGTGACCCAGCTTCGTGACCGCAGAATTTCCCTGGGAATTTCCCAATTGGAAGCCGCCCGGCGGGTGGGGATTGCCCGTCAAAGCCTTGCTTCGATTGAACAAGGGCGTGCGGTACCTTCGGTGGCCCTTGCCCTGCGGCTAGCCCGGTTGCTTGGGACCACCGTGGAGGAGCTCTTTGGTCAGCCCATGGAGACAGATCCCGTGCCGGCGGACTGGGCAAGTTTCCGGGACCCTCTCCCGGAGGAACCGGTAGCGCTCGGCTGGATGGGAGATCACTGGGTAGCGCATCCGCTGGAACCTTCGGAGGTAGTGGCTTCGCCAGGACTTGTGTGCGGATGGGTGAAGGAAAAAGGAAAGACAGGGCTTTTGGTTCAGCTCTCCGAGGGTTCGGGTTCCTTGCAAAAAGGGATTGTGGTGGCAGGTTGTGCCCCCGTCCTGGGTTTTCTCATTCAACGACTTAATGGCTTGTTTCCCTGGCAGCGAAGTCTCTGGCTGGAACGTTCGAGTTTTTTTGCGCTGCAGGCCTTGGCCAGGGGTTGGATTCATGCAGCGGGGATGCACCTTTGGGACGACTCTCGCCGGGAATTCAACCTGCCTTTTGTCGAGGAAATGCTGGGTTCGCAGCGGTTTCTTGCAGTAGAACTGGTTCGGTGGAAGGCCGGTCTTGCCGTAGCCCCTGGCAATCCGCTCGGTATTTCCCGGGTGGCGGACATCGCCCGCAAGAAAGTGCGTGTCGTTCCCAGGGAGCCAGGGTCGGGGGCTCAACGGCTTTTGGAAAGGGAGGCGGCGCGGGAAGGAATTGAAATGGCTTCGCTTGCCTGGGCACCGTTGGCCAAAAATCACCGGGAGGTAGGAGAACGGGTCCTTCTGGGAGTGGCCGATTGCGGGATCACCATCGAACCGGTGGCTCGGGTTTTGGGACTAGGTTTTTTACCGTTGCAGGAAGAGCGTTTTGACCTGGTTTTTCTTGCGAGATGGGCAGAAGAGGAAGCCAGCCGGCGTCTTTTGGGTTTGCTCCGGCAAGTTGCGTTGCAGGCAGAATTGGAAAAGCTTTTTGGTTACCAGGCTTCCCATGCAGGGGAGAAAGTGGCGTAG
- a CDS encoding M16 family metallopeptidase, translated as MRKTFPLARALLWRTGMFLSFVAWLAPFSPRSTLAAPFPLPKGVRQGPSVEGITEYDLPNGLKVLLFPDPSRPTITVNVTYLVGSRNESYGETGMAHLLEHMLFKGTPRHPHIPQELTEHGAKPNATTSWDRTNFFETFPATDANLDWALDLEADRMVHAILRKDEFEREMTVVRNEFEMGENAPWSVLFKHLMAAAYRWHNYGKPVIGARSDIENVSLDRLAAFYRRYYRPDNCVLILSGAFDPGHALALVVKHFATIPRPSGSLPQTHTEEPSQEGLRRVVVERAGGTPLVMVGVHIPAASHPDIAPLEVLADALGDTPSGRLYHKLVETQKASSVGDDVLALREPGMAVFYAEGPAGSDAHLLEQGILQTLDEAMRSPPSEEEVARIRRKLLKEMELALANSERIGLYLSEFIAAGDWRLFFLRRDWLEKVSAAQVARVARTYLPETNRTVAVYVPAAQVARVEIPHAPDLAALLRDYRGKGEIEPGEALDPDPSSLEARIQRAVVSPGIATAVLTKRTRADLVHACLSLQWGTERNLRGTSTVARLAAHMLSRGTTQHSRQELEDELDRLKARVSWSSEPGGITVQMESPRTTFFRLLELVTEMLRKPSFSSSEWEQLKAEELTELEQERSEPTEVAYREALRHMNPYPQGDVRYVPTFEEEIKEVQKVSLEEAKAFYGRFYGANHGEVSVVGNLGLTQVSQKLQSLFGGWESREPFEPIFHPLVQNQTLRKVLPIPDKPNAAFVACQALALSDENPDYPALVLGTYILGGGFLSSRLALRIRAQEGLSYHVGAHLELTPKDSTALFLASAIAAPQNVAKVEKAYFEEVTRILKEGVRKDELAKAQEGWLQMRRLLRSNDRELATLLATRARWGRTLAWDGKLEAQIRNLSVAEVTAALRKYLDPNRMSVFLAGDLARLKTALVPILSPPGLARERRGFLLNVPTGPYATFSPAWEAW; from the coding sequence ATGAGAAAAACCTTCCCGCTGGCCAGGGCTCTTCTGTGGAGAACCGGGATGTTTCTCTCTTTTGTGGCTTGGCTAGCTCCTTTTTCACCCCGCTCTACGCTGGCCGCTCCCTTTCCACTCCCCAAGGGTGTCCGGCAGGGGCCTTCTGTAGAAGGGATCACCGAGTATGACCTCCCCAACGGGCTTAAGGTGCTCCTTTTTCCGGATCCAAGCCGGCCCACCATCACGGTTAACGTCACCTACTTGGTGGGTTCCCGAAACGAAAGCTATGGGGAGACCGGGATGGCCCATCTTTTGGAACACATGCTCTTTAAGGGAACTCCCCGTCATCCCCACATTCCCCAAGAGCTCACGGAACACGGAGCCAAACCCAACGCCACCACATCCTGGGATCGAACCAACTTTTTTGAAACCTTTCCCGCCACAGACGCCAATCTCGATTGGGCTTTGGATTTAGAAGCCGACCGGATGGTCCATGCAATCCTCCGAAAGGATGAGTTTGAGCGGGAGATGACCGTGGTTCGAAACGAGTTTGAGATGGGGGAAAACGCTCCGTGGTCCGTTCTTTTTAAGCATCTTATGGCCGCCGCCTACCGGTGGCACAACTATGGCAAACCGGTCATCGGAGCTCGCTCTGATATTGAAAACGTTTCCCTTGACCGCCTGGCTGCGTTCTACCGGCGCTATTACCGGCCGGACAATTGCGTGCTCATCCTTTCGGGAGCTTTTGACCCAGGCCATGCTCTTGCACTTGTCGTAAAACACTTTGCTACGATCCCGCGTCCCTCAGGCTCCCTCCCTCAGACCCATACAGAGGAGCCTTCCCAGGAAGGTCTCCGCCGGGTGGTCGTGGAACGGGCAGGAGGAACTCCGCTTGTGATGGTGGGGGTCCATATCCCGGCCGCTTCCCACCCGGACATCGCCCCGCTGGAAGTCCTTGCCGACGCGCTGGGAGATACCCCCTCTGGACGGCTCTATCACAAGCTTGTAGAGACCCAAAAAGCTAGTTCCGTCGGCGATGACGTCCTGGCATTGCGGGAGCCTGGCATGGCGGTTTTTTATGCTGAAGGCCCGGCCGGATCTGACGCGCACCTTTTGGAACAAGGCATTCTTCAAACGCTGGACGAAGCCATGCGCTCACCGCCGAGCGAGGAAGAAGTGGCGCGCATCCGGCGAAAACTTTTAAAGGAAATGGAACTTGCGCTAGCGAATTCGGAACGCATTGGCCTTTACTTGAGCGAATTCATTGCTGCAGGTGACTGGCGGCTTTTTTTTCTTCGACGTGACTGGTTAGAGAAAGTCAGCGCAGCCCAAGTGGCCCGAGTGGCTAGAACGTATTTGCCCGAAACGAACCGTACCGTAGCTGTTTATGTCCCGGCTGCTCAAGTCGCCCGGGTCGAGATTCCTCACGCCCCGGATTTAGCAGCTCTTCTCCGCGATTACCGGGGTAAAGGTGAGATAGAACCGGGAGAAGCTTTGGATCCGGATCCTAGTTCCCTGGAAGCGCGAATCCAACGGGCCGTTGTTAGCCCGGGAATAGCAACAGCCGTTCTCACCAAGCGCACGCGGGCGGACCTTGTACATGCCTGCCTTTCGCTCCAGTGGGGAACCGAGCGAAACCTACGAGGAACTTCCACCGTCGCACGCTTGGCAGCCCACATGCTGTCGCGGGGTACTACCCAGCATAGCCGGCAAGAACTGGAGGATGAGCTAGACCGGCTAAAGGCTCGGGTTTCCTGGAGCTCGGAACCCGGGGGGATCACGGTGCAAATGGAGTCCCCTCGCACCACGTTTTTCCGCCTGCTCGAGCTCGTCACGGAAATGTTGCGAAAACCCTCCTTTAGCTCGTCCGAATGGGAACAACTCAAAGCAGAGGAGCTTACCGAGCTTGAGCAAGAAAGGAGCGAACCGACAGAGGTAGCTTACCGGGAGGCCCTGCGCCATATGAACCCGTACCCCCAGGGTGATGTGCGTTACGTTCCAACCTTTGAGGAAGAAATCAAGGAGGTGCAGAAGGTCTCCTTAGAAGAAGCTAAGGCGTTTTACGGGAGGTTTTACGGGGCCAACCACGGAGAGGTTTCCGTGGTGGGCAACCTAGGCCTTACCCAAGTGAGCCAAAAACTCCAATCCCTTTTCGGAGGATGGGAATCTCGAGAACCCTTTGAGCCCATTTTCCACCCGCTCGTCCAGAACCAAACGCTACGAAAGGTGCTCCCGATTCCAGATAAACCCAACGCCGCATTTGTGGCTTGCCAGGCTCTAGCCCTTTCGGATGAAAACCCGGATTACCCCGCGCTCGTTCTGGGGACCTACATTCTTGGTGGTGGGTTTCTTAGCTCTCGGCTGGCGCTACGCATCCGCGCTCAGGAGGGACTGAGCTATCACGTGGGGGCTCACCTTGAGTTAACCCCGAAGGACTCTACCGCACTCTTTCTTGCCAGCGCCATCGCCGCACCACAAAACGTTGCCAAGGTGGAAAAGGCGTACTTTGAAGAAGTCACTCGAATACTCAAGGAAGGGGTCCGGAAGGACGAACTGGCCAAGGCCCAGGAAGGCTGGCTCCAAATGCGAAGATTATTGCGATCGAACGATCGGGAGCTAGCGACGCTTCTGGCCACCAGAGCCCGATGGGGACGCACTTTGGCTTGGGATGGAAAGCTGGAAGCACAAATCCGAAATCTCTCCGTAGCTGAAGTCACGGCCGCTCTACGGAAATATCTGGATCCAAACCGGATGAGCGTGTTTCTTGCCGGGGATCTTGCGCGCTTGAAAACAGCGCTCGTCCCGATCCTCTCTCCTCCTGGCCTTGCGAGGGAGCGCCGGGGATTTTTACTGAATGTTCCTACCGGGCCCTACGCCACTTTCTCCCCTGCATGGGAAGCCTGGTAA
- a CDS encoding YihY/virulence factor BrkB family protein — translation MHQLPVRSLSQETTKPRLGSSLKEILALFWDAGEGWVRHRCSSLGAALSCYILFSFIPLVVMTVALVSVTVSQKAGREFMEILRQMIGEEGITLLKDAASRASELWKNPQAAWATALSLSLGASGTFLELQDALNLIWELEPCPPRGLGDVLRRRASSFVIVLGSGLLLWISLVATTALGGMEGIFTRFLPELHLPWLISVVAFVLGVLVFATVYRTLPDAHVRWQDVWLGATITAVSIMAGKSLLWFALRRSALASLYGAAGSVVLFLLWIYYCSQIFFFGAELTRAWAQRLGSWNSKPTHKDSEKPRY, via the coding sequence ATGCACCAGCTACCCGTCCGGTCCCTATCGCAGGAAACGACGAAGCCTAGACTTGGCTCTTCGCTAAAGGAGATCCTGGCCCTTTTTTGGGACGCCGGAGAGGGTTGGGTCCGGCATCGCTGCTCAAGCTTAGGGGCTGCCCTTTCCTGCTACATTCTTTTTTCCTTCATCCCTCTTGTGGTCATGACCGTGGCTCTGGTAAGTGTGACCGTCAGCCAGAAGGCCGGCCGCGAGTTTATGGAAATCTTGCGCCAGATGATCGGGGAGGAAGGGATCACGCTTCTCAAAGACGCAGCCTCTCGGGCGTCGGAACTTTGGAAAAATCCCCAGGCCGCATGGGCAACGGCCCTGTCCCTTTCCTTGGGCGCCTCGGGAACCTTTTTAGAGCTGCAAGATGCCCTTAACCTCATTTGGGAACTGGAGCCCTGCCCTCCTCGAGGACTCGGGGACGTGCTTCGACGCCGGGCCAGTTCCTTTGTCATCGTGTTGGGAAGCGGTCTACTCTTGTGGATCTCTTTAGTTGCGACCACCGCTTTAGGTGGAATGGAAGGGATTTTTACTAGGTTTTTGCCGGAACTCCATCTCCCCTGGCTGATCTCGGTGGTGGCCTTTGTCCTTGGTGTGCTCGTCTTTGCCACCGTATACCGGACACTCCCCGATGCACACGTGCGATGGCAAGACGTGTGGTTGGGAGCTACGATCACAGCAGTTTCGATCATGGCAGGGAAATCCCTTCTCTGGTTTGCCTTGCGCCGAAGCGCATTGGCCTCGTTGTACGGAGCCGCCGGAAGCGTAGTTCTTTTCCTTTTGTGGATTTACTATTGCTCTCAAATTTTTTTCTTTGGAGCAGAGCTTACCCGTGCTTGGGCCCAACGGCTGGGGAGCTGGAATTCCAAGCCAACCCATAAGGATTCTGAAAAACCCCGGTACTAG